A stretch of Tripterygium wilfordii isolate XIE 37 chromosome 11, ASM1340144v1, whole genome shotgun sequence DNA encodes these proteins:
- the LOC120009641 gene encoding E3 ubiquitin-protein ligase SNT2 — translation MKKTRTFQLQRASLVESPPPPAPLPPQATSHVPRNSPLIEFPTSPQLILGEDMLHFSHPQHPLSHINLPDLFTCAGCKEYGAGTRFACQQCQFELHEFCALAPPVLKSHPFHLQHHLLFYSKPAKSGILNSKCDICGKPTKGYNFRCTVCGFQMHPCCAMLSTDINYSGHPHPQLKLLPATTLSNGGNHDFVCAECNRKRSGRVYRCTVCDYHLHAVCAKNRVNGLQANGHKGKEKASMLGTAARIASQVVIEFIGGLVEGLGEGVGQVLIQSVGRGRNNTTRRSTIE, via the exons ATGAAGAAGACTCGAACATTTCAACTTCAAAGAGCTTCTTTAGTGGAAAGCCCTCCTCCTCctgctcctcttcctcctcaagCCACATCTCATGTCCCCAGAAATTCTCCTTTGATTGAGTTTCCAACCTCTCCTCAGCTGATTCTGGGAGAAGATATGCTTCATTTCAGTCACCCTCAACATCCTCTTTCTCATATTAACTTGCCTGACCTCTTCACGTGTGCAGGCTGCAAGGAATATGGGGCAGGTACCAGGTTCGCTTGCCAGCAATGTCAGTTTGAGCTTCACGAGTTCTGCGCCTTGGCTCCTCCGGTCCTCAAGAGCCACCCCTTCCATCTCCAACACCATCTTTTATTCTATTCCAAACCAG CTAAAAGTGGAATTTTGAATTCGAAGTGTGACATCTGCGGGAAGCCCACCAAAGGCTACAATTTCAGATGCACAGTTTGCGGTTTTCAAATGCACCCATGTTGTGCCATGCTCTCCACTGATATCAACTACTCAGGCCATCCACACCCACAACTCAAACTCTTGCCTGCAACCACTCTATCAAACGGCGGTAACCATGATTTTGTCTGCGCAGAGTGTAACAGGAAGAGGTCCGGCCGAGTATACCGTTGCACAGTTTGTGATTACCATCTCCATGCAGTGTGCGCCAAGAATAGGGTGAATGGGCTTCAAGCAAATGGCCACAAGGGGAAAGAGAAAGCGAGCATGCTAGGCACTGCAGCTCGGATCGCTTCTCAGGTTGTCATAGAGTTCATTGGTGGCCTGGTCGAGGGGCTTGGAGAAGGTGTTGGACAAGTTCTGATTCAGAGCGTTGGGAGGGGAAGGAACAATACCACCAGAAGATCTACAATTGAATAG